The following coding sequences lie in one Steroidobacter denitrificans genomic window:
- a CDS encoding TcfC E-set like domain-containing protein: MRLLLLAPSLHCAVVCAAVLLCVPCWAQSLRTIPPPGFDDLDDPQRTLIDLVILGRTIQGVAVALQGATLRFEEPLRLLAEIKEIDDSQQLLQTLSGPLPTNEQLVCHAHAADQENCGRLEPRVAGIIYDRERFRAELFINAAFVRSEVGVDIFLPSPPTEEFAFSQLFGSASGSMDGTTRISLHQELQVGAGATRLVASTFLSNEEALLIDALRLEHDRKLWRYTLGRFFAPSLAAISDLNMLGISIRTHTDGLVDKKLTDPDQLAVFLNRRAQVRVLREGRVLLSQTLAPGHQTVDQQRLPDGSYQVTLQILEEGSAPREEVRFFVKEYDVPSARTPFYFFDAGRIVNFTRSRLDADDPMYALRVGARWRVANNLALGGDLLGGTQAQLAEFSASRLGEHWSARWASFASNFGNFGIDSRLTAHTGQWHPSLMLRKVWSGDGASADSFIYELARSQTRASISLAGPIGEAILSSSFSLSDSQFGRSHSASMHLRYPCSLNGALNSDILFDIGYADGTVVASLGLTGRFGRPSRTLDVTSGYRIIDGRRSAGPTDHSGDFQTASLSGYFEPSGAHRIQAMMAADRTPDGHNLQVQGDYQGGLGQLSAASNVGRLGNISTASYDVNFQTGLYATRLLSTDRAFGMGGSSGNAAILVGIEGSAPDNIFHVYIDGVERGALRAQEQLTVTVPAYHTYDIRISATGTRAVTYDQGARHVTLFPGNVAHYTWRAAVVIPAFGRIIGSDGEPLRNVQIKGAAITVFTDERGYFTAELPVTATLRFLHPRAGCEIPVTIDDPSALFVRLGILRCSGAGLAPQKTTLDHSNRITRP, from the coding sequence ATGCGGCTATTGCTTCTCGCTCCGAGCCTGCATTGCGCTGTCGTCTGCGCCGCGGTATTGCTATGTGTACCCTGCTGGGCACAGTCGCTTCGTACGATTCCGCCGCCGGGCTTCGATGATCTCGACGACCCGCAAAGAACGCTGATCGATCTCGTCATACTCGGGCGCACGATTCAAGGGGTCGCTGTCGCCCTGCAAGGCGCCACGCTACGCTTCGAAGAGCCGCTACGACTGCTGGCGGAAATCAAGGAGATCGATGATTCTCAACAGCTTCTGCAAACGCTGAGCGGGCCGTTGCCGACCAATGAACAGCTCGTGTGCCACGCGCATGCCGCCGACCAGGAAAATTGCGGACGGCTGGAGCCGCGCGTCGCCGGCATCATCTATGATCGCGAACGTTTTCGCGCCGAACTCTTCATCAATGCAGCCTTCGTCAGATCGGAGGTCGGTGTCGATATCTTTCTTCCCTCGCCGCCAACGGAAGAGTTCGCATTCTCGCAACTGTTCGGCTCGGCTTCCGGGTCGATGGACGGTACCACCCGGATTTCGCTTCATCAGGAACTGCAGGTGGGCGCAGGCGCGACTCGTCTGGTGGCAAGCACGTTCCTCTCCAACGAGGAGGCGCTGCTGATCGATGCATTGCGCCTGGAGCATGATCGCAAGCTGTGGCGCTATACCCTGGGACGCTTCTTCGCACCATCGCTTGCCGCTATCTCTGATCTCAATATGCTGGGCATCTCCATTCGTACGCACACCGACGGGCTGGTGGACAAGAAACTGACGGATCCCGACCAGCTCGCGGTCTTTCTGAATCGACGCGCGCAGGTCAGGGTTCTGCGTGAGGGGCGGGTCCTGTTGAGTCAGACGTTGGCTCCCGGACACCAGACGGTCGATCAGCAGCGCTTGCCGGACGGTTCGTACCAGGTGACGCTACAGATTCTCGAAGAAGGTTCCGCGCCTCGTGAAGAGGTTCGATTTTTTGTCAAGGAATACGACGTACCCAGCGCTCGAACGCCGTTCTACTTCTTTGACGCTGGCCGCATCGTGAACTTTACGCGATCACGGCTCGATGCCGACGATCCCATGTATGCATTGCGCGTCGGAGCGCGTTGGCGAGTGGCAAATAATTTGGCACTGGGTGGGGATTTGCTCGGCGGCACACAAGCGCAGCTGGCCGAGTTCAGCGCCTCGCGTCTCGGCGAACACTGGTCGGCTCGCTGGGCGTCTTTCGCGTCGAACTTTGGGAATTTCGGCATCGATTCGAGGCTCACCGCGCACACCGGGCAGTGGCACCCCTCATTGATGTTGCGTAAAGTCTGGTCAGGCGATGGCGCTAGCGCCGACAGCTTCATTTATGAACTAGCGCGCAGCCAGACACGAGCGAGTATCTCGCTTGCGGGTCCCATCGGCGAGGCGATCCTCTCCTCTAGTTTTTCGCTCAGCGACAGCCAGTTCGGCCGCTCGCACAGCGCAAGCATGCATCTACGCTATCCATGTTCGCTGAACGGCGCGCTGAACTCGGATATCCTTTTCGATATCGGGTACGCTGACGGAACGGTTGTCGCTTCGCTGGGGCTCACCGGCCGCTTCGGACGGCCCTCACGCACGCTCGATGTTACATCAGGCTATCGGATAATCGATGGCCGCCGGAGCGCCGGCCCCACGGATCACTCCGGCGATTTCCAAACCGCGTCGCTCTCCGGATACTTCGAACCCTCCGGCGCGCACCGCATCCAGGCAATGATGGCCGCCGATCGCACTCCTGATGGGCATAATCTCCAAGTGCAGGGCGACTACCAGGGCGGGCTGGGCCAGCTGTCCGCCGCTTCGAACGTCGGGCGTCTGGGCAATATCTCCACCGCTTCGTATGACGTCAACTTTCAAACCGGACTCTACGCCACACGATTATTGAGCACCGACCGGGCCTTCGGTATGGGCGGCAGCTCGGGAAATGCCGCAATCCTCGTAGGGATCGAAGGTTCTGCGCCCGATAACATCTTTCATGTCTATATCGACGGGGTCGAACGCGGCGCGCTACGCGCGCAGGAGCAGCTCACGGTCACTGTTCCAGCCTATCACACCTATGACATACGGATCTCAGCGACCGGCACACGCGCCGTGACCTACGACCAGGGCGCCCGACATGTGACGCTGTTTCCGGGCAATGTGGCGCACTACACCTGGCGTGCGGCCGTCGTCATTCCAGCCTTCGGAAGAATTATCGGATCAGATGGTGAGCCATTGCGCAATGTGCAGATCAAGGGCGCTGCTATCACGGTCTTCACGGATGAGCGAGGCTACTTTACGGCCGAACTTCCAGTCACGGCTACGCTGCGGTTCCTGCATCCGCGTGCTGGATGCGAAATACCGGTAACCATTGATGATCCCAGCGCCTTGTTCGTCCGCCTGGGCATACTGCGCTGCTCCGGTGCCGGCCTTGCTCCGCAAAAGACGACTCTCGATCATTCAAATCGTATTACAAGGCCGTGA
- a CDS encoding polysaccharide export protein, with the protein MTGSFREAAARLMPSDSELGLQVEYVPITPTLISKLEEASDVDAPKALTGKERGPYRIGPRDVLSVVVWEHPELTIPAGEYRAADAAGQIVDEEGCLYYPYIGRLHVSGMTTNELRELLAKRLSKYIENPQLDVRVAAYRSQRVHVIGAIGQPGIQPINDVPLTIAEAISRSGGLTDKADMRRVSLTRDGRTVILDLLSMYKHGDAAQNVLLQDEDVLYIPGIEESKVFVMGEVWNPQAAPMIRGRMSLAEALSVAGGVNQNTADSGQVYVIRRDETSSARVFHLNADSADALLLADAFELKPHDIVFVGTASITRWNRVISQILPSAVLLKTYRDANER; encoded by the coding sequence ATGACCGGAAGCTTCCGGGAAGCAGCGGCGCGGCTGATGCCGAGTGACAGTGAACTCGGTCTGCAGGTGGAATATGTGCCGATCACGCCGACGCTGATCTCGAAGCTCGAGGAGGCGAGCGATGTAGATGCGCCGAAGGCGTTGACCGGTAAAGAACGCGGACCTTATCGCATCGGTCCGCGTGACGTTCTTTCCGTCGTTGTTTGGGAGCATCCGGAACTGACCATTCCGGCCGGCGAGTACCGCGCCGCTGATGCGGCGGGGCAAATCGTCGATGAAGAGGGATGCCTTTATTACCCATACATTGGCCGATTGCATGTTTCCGGCATGACCACGAACGAGCTAAGGGAGCTACTGGCGAAGCGTCTGTCCAAGTACATCGAGAACCCGCAGCTCGACGTGCGAGTCGCCGCATATCGTAGCCAGCGCGTTCACGTGATCGGGGCAATCGGCCAGCCGGGGATCCAGCCGATCAACGACGTGCCGCTCACGATCGCCGAGGCGATCAGCCGCAGCGGTGGACTCACCGACAAGGCGGATATGCGCCGCGTGTCGCTCACCCGTGACGGCCGCACGGTGATTCTGGATTTGCTGTCGATGTACAAGCACGGCGATGCGGCACAGAACGTGCTGCTGCAAGATGAGGATGTGTTGTACATCCCGGGCATCGAGGAAAGCAAAGTGTTCGTGATGGGCGAGGTTTGGAATCCACAGGCGGCGCCGATGATCCGCGGTCGCATGAGCCTAGCGGAAGCGTTGAGCGTGGCGGGCGGCGTCAATCAGAACACGGCCGATTCCGGACAAGTGTATGTCATCCGCCGCGACGAAACCTCGTCCGCCCGCGTCTTTCATCTCAATGCGGATTCGGCGGATGCCTTGTTGCTCGCCGATGCTTTCGAACTTAAGCCGCACGACATCGTGTTCGTGGGAACCGCCAGCATTACACGCTGGAACCGCGTAATCAGTCAGATCCTGCCCTCGGCAGTCCTCCTGAAAACCTATCGTGACGCCAATGAGCGTTAA
- a CDS encoding polysaccharide biosynthesis tyrosine autokinase: MPKGTEPAAAAVYTDVNAAGDDVDLHRLLATLIEGRWIIVAAAIASLLIASVYLGLARPVYRANALVQVERGKSAFSAEFDNVAALFGQQAPEAAGEMELLRSRMVLGRAVDSLQMTVYAEPQYFPVIGRAMARRHAGEELAPPPFGLAEFAWGGEVIEVVHFEIPQRYIGRVFTLIAGEDGRYELIDPEGSRLLHAPVGKLARVALDDEELVLQIDVLHARPGTQFTLVSRSRQAVIGELQGRVRVIERGVRSGIIEITLEDTDRQQAADVVNEIAKQYLRQNVDRKSAEAAQRLAFLDEQLPAVRRDLQAAEDALNRYRNREGSVDLEREAASLLQQIVNVDQEITKLRQEREALIRRFTPAHPSIVTVDAQIHDLQVLAERLEQRVRGLPQTQQLILRRKRDVEVGTRLYTGMLDSYQQLQVIKAGTLGDVRIVDRAVAPLGIVEPNRPRTLMVALVLGLAGGVGFVFLARMLRGGISDPELIERYLGLPVYATVLHSQIQQKLRTRMRRRSERENYVLADADPQDPAVESLRNLRTALHFATLGADSNVLMITGPMSGVGKTFITMNLASVLAMSGKRVLMIDGDMRRGCLHEYVRRPRDPGLSELLGGAQALEQVIQTTNVDQLEIIASGVIPPAPAELLLHRRFAEMLADVSRNYDHVLIDTPPVLAVADAGIIGRFTGAALLVLQAERHPLRQIEHAARRLQLAGVNLRGVVLNDLRSATTAYGYGYGYGYRYDAK, translated from the coding sequence ATGCCGAAAGGAACGGAGCCCGCCGCGGCAGCGGTCTATACGGATGTAAACGCTGCGGGAGATGACGTCGATCTGCACCGGCTGCTCGCGACTCTCATCGAAGGTAGGTGGATCATTGTCGCCGCGGCGATTGCGAGCCTGTTGATCGCATCGGTATATCTTGGCCTCGCGCGCCCGGTCTACCGCGCGAACGCGCTGGTTCAGGTCGAGCGTGGCAAGAGTGCGTTCAGCGCGGAATTCGATAACGTCGCGGCACTTTTCGGCCAACAGGCGCCAGAAGCGGCAGGGGAGATGGAGCTACTGCGTTCGCGCATGGTGCTCGGCCGGGCCGTGGATAGCCTGCAAATGACGGTATACGCCGAACCGCAATACTTTCCCGTCATAGGTCGTGCAATGGCGCGCCGGCACGCCGGCGAGGAGCTCGCGCCGCCGCCTTTCGGACTCGCGGAGTTCGCCTGGGGCGGTGAGGTGATCGAGGTCGTGCACTTCGAGATCCCGCAACGCTACATCGGCCGCGTGTTCACGCTGATCGCCGGGGAAGACGGCCGCTACGAACTCATAGACCCGGAGGGATCGCGGCTTCTGCACGCTCCTGTAGGGAAGCTCGCGCGCGTGGCGCTGGATGACGAAGAACTGGTGCTGCAAATCGATGTACTGCATGCGCGGCCCGGGACACAGTTCACACTCGTGAGTCGATCGCGCCAGGCGGTGATCGGGGAACTTCAGGGTAGAGTACGGGTGATCGAACGAGGCGTGCGCTCCGGCATCATCGAGATCACCCTCGAGGATACCGATCGGCAGCAAGCCGCCGATGTGGTCAACGAGATCGCGAAGCAATATCTGCGGCAGAATGTCGATCGGAAATCGGCCGAGGCGGCGCAGCGGCTGGCGTTTCTCGATGAGCAGCTTCCAGCAGTACGGCGCGACCTGCAGGCCGCCGAAGATGCGTTGAACCGCTACCGTAATCGTGAAGGTTCCGTCGACCTGGAGCGGGAGGCAGCCAGTCTGCTGCAGCAGATCGTGAATGTCGATCAGGAGATCACGAAGCTGCGACAGGAGCGTGAAGCGCTGATCCGCCGCTTCACTCCTGCACATCCCTCGATCGTCACCGTGGATGCGCAGATTCATGATCTGCAGGTGCTTGCCGAACGGCTGGAGCAGCGGGTACGCGGCCTGCCGCAGACGCAGCAGTTGATCCTCCGGCGCAAGCGCGACGTCGAAGTAGGCACCCGGTTATACACCGGTATGCTGGACAGCTATCAGCAACTGCAGGTCATCAAGGCAGGCACACTCGGCGACGTGAGGATCGTCGATCGAGCGGTAGCCCCACTGGGTATCGTCGAGCCCAACCGGCCCCGCACGCTGATGGTTGCCCTGGTGCTCGGTCTGGCAGGTGGCGTGGGTTTTGTCTTTCTCGCCCGCATGCTCAGGGGCGGCATCTCCGATCCCGAATTGATCGAGCGATACCTGGGATTGCCTGTGTACGCGACGGTGCTGCACAGCCAGATACAGCAGAAACTCAGAACCCGAATGCGTCGCAGATCGGAGCGAGAAAACTATGTGCTCGCGGACGCCGATCCGCAGGATCCAGCCGTGGAATCGCTGCGCAATCTGCGCACGGCACTGCATTTCGCGACGTTGGGGGCCGACAGCAACGTGCTGATGATCACCGGTCCGATGTCGGGTGTAGGCAAGACATTCATTACGATGAATCTCGCCTCCGTACTGGCCATGTCCGGCAAGCGCGTACTGATGATCGACGGCGACATGCGACGTGGATGCCTGCACGAATACGTCAGGCGGCCTCGCGATCCAGGTCTGAGCGAACTGCTCGGCGGAGCGCAGGCGCTGGAGCAGGTGATCCAGACAACCAACGTCGATCAGCTGGAAATAATAGCCTCGGGAGTCATTCCACCGGCGCCGGCCGAGTTGCTGTTGCATCGGCGCTTTGCGGAAATGCTCGCGGACGTCAGCCGAAACTACGACCACGTGCTGATCGACACGCCGCCCGTTCTGGCCGTGGCCGACGCCGGGATCATCGGGCGCTTTACCGGTGCCGCGCTGCTGGTGCTGCAGGCGGAACGCCATCCGCTGCGGCAGATCGAGCATGCCGCCAGGCGCCTGCAACTGGCGGGTGTGAACCTTCGCGGCGTGGTGCTGAACGATCTCAGATCCGCTACTACCGCATATGGGTATGGCTATGGCTACGGCTATCGGTACGACGCCAAGTGA
- the wecB gene encoding non-hydrolyzing UDP-N-acetylglucosamine 2-epimerase gives MNQKRVLSIFGTRPEAIKMAPVVRALAAHPGFDSRICVTAQHRGMLDQVLGLFEIKPDYDLNIMSPGQDLFDVTSRVLLGLRAVIRKESPDIVLVQGDTTTCFAGALAAFYEGVAVAHVEAGLRTGNLRAPFPEEVNRTLVSRIAELHFAPTDRSRRNLLAENIPQPQIIVTGNTVIDALLWMRERVGAYPRSVWKTLFGETLFTRIHDNGRRRVLITGHRRENFGQGFKDLCQAIRELAMNHADWDFIYPVHLNPNVRQPVNDILLRLPNVHLIEPLDYAPFVWLMNECDLILTDSGGVQEEAPSLGKPVLVMREVTERPEAVEAGTVRLVGTDKTTIIAAVEDLLGDPSLYERMSRTHNPYGNGHAAERIVQELAR, from the coding sequence ATGAACCAAAAACGCGTTCTTTCGATCTTCGGCACGCGTCCGGAGGCCATCAAAATGGCACCGGTGGTGCGAGCCCTAGCGGCTCACCCGGGATTCGACTCGAGGATCTGCGTCACTGCTCAGCATCGCGGCATGCTCGACCAGGTGCTCGGGCTGTTCGAGATCAAACCAGATTACGATCTGAACATCATGTCGCCGGGGCAGGACCTCTTCGACGTCACTTCGCGCGTGCTGCTCGGCTTGCGAGCGGTCATTCGCAAGGAATCCCCGGACATCGTTCTCGTGCAGGGCGACACGACGACCTGCTTCGCAGGGGCGCTGGCCGCTTTCTATGAAGGCGTCGCCGTGGCGCATGTCGAGGCAGGTCTGCGCACCGGGAACCTGCGTGCGCCATTCCCGGAAGAGGTCAATCGCACACTGGTCAGCCGGATCGCCGAGCTTCACTTCGCGCCGACCGATCGCTCCAGGCGCAATCTGCTGGCGGAGAATATCCCCCAGCCGCAGATCATCGTCACCGGCAATACGGTCATCGACGCGCTACTGTGGATGCGTGAGCGCGTGGGCGCCTATCCGCGCAGCGTCTGGAAGACGCTGTTCGGCGAGACTCTATTCACGCGCATTCACGACAACGGTCGCCGGCGCGTGCTGATCACGGGGCACCGCCGGGAAAATTTCGGACAGGGGTTCAAGGATCTGTGCCAGGCGATTCGCGAGCTGGCAATGAATCACGCCGATTGGGATTTCATCTATCCAGTGCACTTGAATCCCAACGTACGCCAGCCCGTCAACGATATTCTCCTGCGGCTGCCCAATGTGCATCTGATCGAGCCGCTGGACTATGCGCCGTTCGTCTGGCTGATGAACGAATGCGATCTCATCCTTACCGACTCTGGCGGCGTGCAGGAAGAGGCGCCTTCGCTCGGCAAGCCGGTACTGGTCATGCGGGAGGTGACCGAGCGTCCGGAAGCGGTCGAGGCTGGCACCGTACGATTGGTCGGTACGGACAAGACCACGATCATCGCAGCGGTGGAGGATCTGCTAGGCGATCCCAGTCTGTACGAGCGCATGTCGCGGACCCATAACCCGTACGGCAACGGTCATGCCGCGGAACGGATCGTTCAAGAGCTGGCGCGATAG
- a CDS encoding oligosaccharide flippase family protein has product MNTLIASVRSRVRASPVAYRLAIGATWSMAGAVAERVVTFASSVVIVRLLGKESFGSLAILQSTLSMVGVCAGLGLGVTATKYVAELKERDPQRLGRILTLTHRVALASGLSIAGILAAGSGFIGTHILNMPGEADLLALSALAVLFNTLQSYQSGALIGFEAMRKNTLAGVYTALLSVPMSVSLTYSYGLAGAVWGLVLSSLVRWVISGVMLADCLGSWRIPRICRGWASEWRSIRDFAAPALLSTMMVMPVHWICHAMLINTPQGKEQMAVLGVVNQWYYALLLLPMAAGRIVLPVLTQTLAVQTPANKGSKAGANVLRLGMLANAAIVAPFAVALGVGAPFIMKLYGDSFAAEWPVLAVTVVTASLVAIQMPVGSILAASGRMWLGAVMNLGWAAVYVTGSWLLLDNGAMGIAAALLGAYIIHALWTFAFAARQLRFGGGDSGG; this is encoded by the coding sequence ATGAACACACTCATCGCATCGGTTCGCTCCAGAGTTCGCGCCTCGCCCGTCGCGTATCGGCTGGCCATTGGTGCCACCTGGAGCATGGCAGGCGCGGTAGCAGAGCGGGTAGTGACGTTCGCCAGTTCTGTCGTGATCGTACGGCTGCTCGGCAAGGAATCTTTCGGAAGCCTGGCGATTCTGCAGAGCACGCTCTCCATGGTAGGAGTATGCGCGGGTCTCGGCCTGGGTGTCACGGCCACGAAATACGTTGCCGAATTGAAGGAACGCGATCCACAGCGGCTGGGGCGCATTCTGACGCTCACTCATCGAGTGGCGCTGGCCAGCGGCCTGTCGATCGCCGGAATACTCGCGGCCGGCTCCGGCTTCATCGGCACTCACATCTTGAACATGCCGGGCGAAGCCGACTTGCTTGCGTTGAGCGCACTGGCCGTTCTGTTCAATACACTGCAGAGCTATCAAAGCGGCGCCCTGATCGGCTTCGAGGCCATGCGCAAGAACACGCTGGCCGGCGTTTATACAGCGCTGTTGTCCGTTCCGATGAGCGTGTCGCTGACGTACTCCTACGGTCTCGCAGGTGCCGTGTGGGGATTGGTGTTGAGTTCTTTGGTGCGCTGGGTCATCAGCGGTGTCATGTTGGCCGATTGCCTCGGTAGTTGGCGCATACCCAGAATCTGTCGCGGATGGGCGAGCGAATGGCGCTCGATTCGTGACTTCGCGGCACCGGCACTACTGTCGACAATGATGGTCATGCCGGTGCATTGGATCTGTCATGCAATGCTGATCAATACGCCGCAAGGCAAGGAGCAGATGGCGGTGCTTGGCGTCGTGAACCAATGGTACTACGCCTTGCTGCTGTTGCCCATGGCGGCCGGGCGAATCGTGCTACCGGTGCTCACTCAAACTCTCGCCGTCCAAACTCCGGCCAATAAGGGATCGAAGGCCGGTGCGAACGTGCTGCGCCTCGGCATGCTCGCCAACGCCGCGATCGTGGCGCCCTTCGCTGTCGCGCTGGGTGTGGGCGCTCCGTTCATCATGAAGCTCTACGGCGATTCATTCGCCGCCGAGTGGCCGGTGCTGGCGGTGACCGTCGTAACCGCCAGCCTGGTGGCGATACAGATGCCGGTGGGCTCCATCCTCGCGGCGAGCGGCCGCATGTGGTTGGGAGCCGTCATGAACCTTGGTTGGGCAGCGGTGTACGTGACGGGCAGCTGGCTGCTGCTAGACAACGGCGCCATGGGGATCGCGGCGGCTCTGTTGGGCGCTTATATTATCCACGCTCTGTGGACGTTTGCGTTCGCCGCGCGGCAGCTCCGGTTTGGCGGCGGAGATTCCGGAGGATGA